The following proteins are co-located in the Thermus thermophilus HB8 genome:
- a CDS encoding substrate-binding domain-containing protein: MKRKKPTIHDVAAKAGVGLGTVSRVLNDHPAVRHETRARVLRAMEELGYAPNPHARRIAGGRSYTVSVLLPFVATEFYRRLVEGIEGVLLEQRYDLALFPILSLARLKRYLENTTLAYLTDGLILASYDLTERFEEGRLPTERPVVLVDAQNPRYDSVYLDNRLGGRLAGAYLARFPGPIFAIAVEEEPDRAFRRTVFAERMAGFQEALKEAGRPFSPDRLYITRHSQEGGRLALRHFLEKASPPLNVFAGADQVALGVLEEAVRLGLTPGRDVRVLGFDGHPFAEEAGLSTIAQPVEAMGARAAQLLLERMRGYQGPPREVRFEPVLVERASTGTPPAALYVP; the protein is encoded by the coding sequence ATGAAGCGCAAAAAGCCCACCATCCACGACGTGGCGGCCAAGGCGGGCGTGGGCCTCGGCACCGTGAGCCGGGTCCTCAACGACCACCCCGCGGTGCGTCACGAGACCCGGGCCCGGGTGCTTAGGGCCATGGAGGAGCTGGGCTACGCGCCCAACCCCCACGCCCGCAGGATCGCGGGGGGGCGGAGCTACACGGTGAGCGTCCTCCTCCCCTTCGTGGCCACCGAGTTCTACCGCAGGCTCGTGGAGGGGATTGAGGGCGTCCTCCTGGAGCAGCGCTACGACCTCGCCCTCTTCCCCATCCTCTCCCTGGCCCGGCTTAAGCGCTACCTGGAGAACACCACCCTGGCCTACCTCACCGACGGCCTCATCCTCGCCTCCTACGACCTCACGGAGCGCTTTGAGGAAGGAAGGTTGCCCACCGAGCGCCCCGTGGTGCTGGTGGACGCGCAAAACCCCCGCTACGACTCCGTCTACCTGGACAACCGCCTGGGGGGAAGGCTCGCCGGGGCCTACCTCGCCCGCTTCCCGGGGCCCATCTTCGCCATCGCCGTGGAGGAGGAGCCCGACCGGGCCTTCCGCCGCACGGTCTTCGCCGAACGGATGGCGGGCTTCCAGGAGGCCCTGAAGGAGGCCGGCCGCCCCTTCTCCCCCGACCGGCTCTACATCACCCGCCACTCCCAGGAGGGGGGGCGCCTCGCCCTCCGCCACTTCCTGGAGAAGGCCTCCCCGCCCCTCAACGTCTTCGCCGGGGCGGACCAGGTGGCCCTCGGGGTCCTGGAAGAAGCGGTAAGGCTCGGCCTCACCCCCGGGAGGGACGTGCGGGTCCTGGGGTTTGACGGCCACCCCTTCGCCGAGGAGGCGGGGCTTTCCACCATCGCCCAGCCCGTGGAGGCCATGGGGGCCCGGGCGGCCCAGCTCCTCCTGGAGAGGATGCGGGGCTACCAGGGCCCGCCCCGGGAGGTGCGCTTTGAGCCCGTCCTCGTGGAGCGGGCCTCCACCGGCACCCCGCCCGCCGCCCTTTACGTGCCGTAA
- the mqnE gene encoding aminofutalosine synthase MqnE, translating to MRGIRDPRLIPIAEKVMEGKRLSFEDGLVLYQTKDLPTLMRLANLVRERKHGHKTYFVHSIRVSQTNICYVGCTFCAFQRRFGEEGAWDWDVDEVVAWVKERYQPGLTEIHLTAGHHPKRPFAYYLDLVRALKENFPGVQVKAWTAAEIHHFSKIARLPYREVLKALKEAGLDAMPGGGAEIFAERVRRKIARAKVSAEGWLEIHRTAHELGIPTNATMLYGHIETLEERLDHMDRLRRLQDETGGFMSFIPLAFQPDGNQLARELGKKEFTTGLDDLRNLAVARLYLDNFPHIKGYWATLTPELAQVSLDWGVTDVDGTLIEERIVHMAGSPTPQGLTKRELARIILMAGRIPVERDALYREVRVWDRVEA from the coding sequence GTGAGAGGCATCCGGGACCCCCGCCTCATCCCCATCGCCGAGAAGGTGATGGAAGGGAAAAGGCTTTCCTTTGAGGACGGCCTCGTCCTCTACCAGACCAAGGACCTTCCCACCCTCATGCGCCTCGCCAACCTGGTCCGCGAGCGGAAGCACGGGCACAAGACCTACTTCGTCCACTCCATCCGCGTCTCCCAGACCAACATCTGCTACGTGGGGTGCACCTTCTGCGCCTTCCAAAGGCGCTTCGGCGAGGAAGGGGCCTGGGACTGGGACGTGGACGAGGTGGTGGCCTGGGTAAAGGAGCGCTACCAGCCGGGGCTCACGGAAATCCACCTCACGGCGGGCCACCACCCCAAAAGGCCCTTCGCCTACTACCTGGACCTGGTACGGGCCCTGAAGGAGAACTTCCCCGGGGTCCAGGTGAAGGCCTGGACCGCGGCGGAGATCCACCACTTCTCCAAGATCGCCCGCCTCCCCTACCGGGAGGTCCTAAAGGCCCTAAAGGAGGCGGGCCTGGACGCCATGCCGGGAGGCGGGGCGGAGATCTTCGCCGAAAGGGTGCGCAGGAAGATCGCCCGGGCCAAGGTCTCGGCGGAAGGGTGGCTGGAGATCCACCGCACCGCCCACGAGCTTGGCATCCCCACCAACGCCACCATGCTCTACGGGCACATAGAAACCCTGGAGGAACGCCTGGACCACATGGACCGCCTCCGCCGCCTCCAGGACGAGACCGGGGGCTTCATGAGCTTCATCCCCCTGGCCTTCCAGCCGGACGGGAACCAGCTCGCCCGGGAGCTGGGCAAGAAGGAGTTCACCACGGGGCTGGACGACCTTAGAAACCTGGCCGTGGCCCGGCTTTACCTGGACAACTTCCCCCACATCAAGGGGTACTGGGCCACCTTAACCCCCGAGCTCGCCCAGGTCTCCTTGGACTGGGGGGTCACGGACGTGGACGGCACCCTGATTGAGGAGAGGATCGTCCACATGGCGGGAAGCCCCACGCCCCAGGGCCTCACCAAGCGGGAGCTCGCCCGCATCATCCTCATGGCGGGGCGGATCCCCGTGGAGCGGGACGCCCTCTACCGGGAGGTGCGGGTCTGGGACCGGGTGGAGGCGTGA
- a CDS encoding YceI family protein, with translation MRWNLDPTHTSVEFAVRHMMIATVRGTMGLKEGYVETDETGKPIRVEARLDAASIHTGVADRDNHLRSPDFLDVANHPEIVFRSEKITPLGEGRYRVEGEVTIRGVTRPLAFEVETHGPAKDPWGNERIAAHFEGKLNRKDFGLTWNMPLETGGLLVGEEVRFSVDTQAVKAKEAVAQ, from the coding sequence ATGCGTTGGAACCTTGACCCGACCCACACCAGCGTGGAGTTCGCCGTGCGGCATATGATGATCGCCACGGTAAGGGGGACGATGGGCCTCAAGGAGGGGTACGTGGAGACCGACGAGACCGGGAAGCCCATCCGGGTGGAGGCCCGGCTGGACGCGGCAAGCATCCACACCGGCGTGGCCGACCGGGACAACCACCTGCGCTCCCCGGACTTCCTGGACGTGGCCAACCACCCGGAGATCGTCTTCAGGAGCGAGAAGATCACCCCCTTAGGGGAGGGCCGCTACCGGGTGGAGGGGGAGGTCACCATCCGGGGCGTGACCCGGCCCCTCGCCTTTGAGGTGGAAACCCATGGCCCCGCGAAGGACCCCTGGGGGAACGAGCGCATCGCCGCCCACTTTGAGGGGAAGCTGAACCGGAAGGACTTCGGCCTCACCTGGAACATGCCCCTGGAGACCGGGGGGCTTCTCGTGGGCGAGGAGGTGCGCTTCAGCGTGGACACCCAGGCGGTGAAGGCAAAGGAAGCGGTGGCGCAGTAA
- a CDS encoding GGDEF domain-containing protein: MEGLYRLFYVLAWMGLPLGIGLQLFWHPPRGGEWGFYLLFAFLFGLALLQGPRRAPRFLAHALGAYLLFELWRGRDFPWAVGFWSPSLYLLLAFAYPLPLALALGLLWAALLSAFALWAAGGPTWPWGHFASSQPVLLALTLLLARFRELYGQVRFWRERALTCPLTGLPNRRALEMALEREAARVERGGPPFALVLLDLDGFKRVNDEGGHREGDRYLRRVARALVSGVRRGDLVARWGGDEFAVLLPGTGEKEAVEVAERLGRRLQEEGVSASLGVAVYAGDLEDLFLRADQALYRAKALGKGRVVLAPPQGRR, translated from the coding sequence ATGGAAGGCCTCTACCGCCTCTTTTATGTCCTCGCCTGGATGGGCCTTCCTTTGGGCATTGGGCTTCAGCTCTTCTGGCATCCGCCTAGGGGCGGGGAGTGGGGGTTCTACCTTCTCTTCGCCTTCCTTTTTGGGCTCGCCCTTCTCCAGGGGCCGAGGCGGGCCCCCCGCTTCCTCGCCCACGCCCTGGGGGCTTACCTCCTCTTTGAGCTTTGGCGGGGGAGGGACTTCCCCTGGGCGGTGGGCTTCTGGTCCCCTTCCCTCTACCTCCTCCTGGCCTTCGCCTACCCTCTCCCCCTGGCCTTGGCCTTGGGCCTCCTTTGGGCGGCGCTCCTCTCCGCCTTCGCCCTTTGGGCCGCGGGGGGGCCCACCTGGCCTTGGGGGCACTTCGCTTCAAGCCAGCCCGTCCTCCTCGCCCTCACCCTGCTCCTCGCCCGCTTCCGGGAGCTCTACGGCCAGGTGCGCTTCTGGCGGGAGCGGGCCCTCACTTGTCCCCTCACGGGCCTCCCCAACCGCAGGGCCTTGGAGATGGCCCTAGAGCGGGAGGCGGCCCGGGTGGAGCGGGGCGGGCCCCCCTTCGCCCTGGTCCTTTTGGACCTGGACGGCTTCAAGCGGGTGAACGACGAGGGGGGGCACAGGGAGGGGGACCGGTACCTCAGGCGGGTGGCCCGGGCGTTGGTCTCGGGGGTGCGCCGGGGGGACCTCGTGGCCCGGTGGGGCGGGGACGAGTTCGCCGTCCTCCTCCCGGGGACGGGGGAGAAGGAGGCGGTGGAGGTGGCGGAGCGGCTTGGGCGCCGCCTCCAGGAGGAGGGGGTCTCGGCGAGCCTGGGGGTGGCCGTGTACGCGGGGGACCTCGAGGACCTCTTCCTCCGGGCCGACCAGGCCCTCTACCGGGCCAAGGCTCTGGGGAAGGGCCGGGTGGTCCTCGCCCCGCCTCAGGGCAGGCGGTAG
- the aroF gene encoding 3-deoxy-7-phosphoheptulonate synthase, with protein sequence MLIVMKRGYTEEELQEVVREIEKVGYRPHVSRGVETTLVGAIGRGPTPELMEHFRALPGVAEVIPISKPWKLASLEVQPFPTVLEFPTGKTGGGHVMVAAGPCGVESREQTLRAAHYVKAHGAHMLRGGAFKPRTSPYAFQGLGLEGLKILAEAKRETGLPIVTEVLSPEQVELVAEYADVLQIGARNAQNFPLLQAVGEAGKPVLLKRGMSMTLEEFLMSAEYILSRGNMRVILVERGIRTFEKATRFTLDVAAVPVLKSWTHLPVWIDPSHPAGKRDWVIPLALAGLAAGADGLIVETHPEPEKALSDAAQQLHEHEFAELMDKVRRLVAALDKTLAAPVLG encoded by the coding sequence ATGCTGATCGTGATGAAGCGGGGGTACACGGAGGAGGAGCTTCAGGAGGTCGTCCGGGAAATAGAGAAGGTGGGCTACCGGCCCCACGTCTCCCGGGGCGTGGAGACCACCCTGGTGGGGGCCATCGGCCGGGGGCCCACCCCCGAGCTCATGGAGCACTTCCGGGCCCTGCCGGGAGTGGCCGAGGTCATCCCCATCTCCAAGCCCTGGAAGCTCGCAAGCCTCGAGGTCCAGCCCTTCCCCACGGTCCTGGAGTTCCCCACGGGGAAGACGGGGGGCGGCCACGTGATGGTGGCGGCGGGGCCTTGCGGGGTGGAGTCCCGGGAGCAGACCCTGAGGGCCGCCCACTACGTGAAGGCCCACGGGGCCCACATGCTCCGGGGGGGCGCTTTCAAACCCCGCACGAGCCCCTACGCCTTCCAGGGCCTGGGCCTCGAGGGCCTGAAGATCCTCGCCGAGGCCAAGAGGGAGACGGGCCTCCCCATCGTCACCGAGGTCCTCTCCCCGGAGCAGGTGGAGCTCGTGGCCGAGTACGCCGACGTCCTCCAGATCGGGGCGCGGAACGCCCAGAACTTTCCCCTGCTCCAGGCGGTGGGGGAGGCGGGAAAGCCCGTCCTCCTCAAGCGGGGGATGAGCATGACCCTGGAAGAGTTCCTCATGAGCGCGGAGTACATCCTCTCCCGGGGCAACATGCGGGTGATCCTCGTGGAGCGGGGCATCCGCACCTTTGAGAAGGCCACCCGCTTCACCCTAGACGTCGCCGCCGTGCCCGTCCTCAAGAGCTGGACCCACCTCCCCGTCTGGATAGACCCCTCCCACCCGGCGGGCAAGAGGGACTGGGTCATCCCCTTGGCCCTGGCGGGGCTCGCCGCGGGAGCGGACGGCCTCATCGTGGAGACCCACCCCGAGCCGGAAAAGGCCCTCTCCGACGCCGCCCAGCAGCTCCACGAGCACGAGTTCGCCGAGCTCATGGACAAGGTGCGCCGCCTGGTGGCCGCCCTGGACAAGACCCTCGCCGCCCCCGTCCTGGGATGA
- a CDS encoding VOC family protein, whose product MAFPRRLLSLSLRVKDLEAALFFYRDLLGLKVEADPPRYRLFPEGRGFLLELLHDPEAPLRPYPSLGLYHFALLLPHRKALAGVFRRLLEAGAHFEGAADHGVSEALYFRDPEGNGLELYRDRPKEAWPKGPLMFTAPLNLEKLLAENPDPTPLPPETLLGHLHLHVEDLAAAEAFFNGKLGMEVTLRTYPGALFFAWDGYHHHVGANTWAGRRKAPPGATGLLGYTLLAPPGVPPGEHPDPTGALARVLTEPPPSP is encoded by the coding sequence ATGGCCTTTCCCCGGCGGCTTCTCTCCTTGAGCCTAAGGGTCAAGGACCTGGAAGCCGCCCTCTTCTTCTACCGGGACCTCCTGGGCCTCAAGGTGGAGGCCGACCCGCCCCGCTATCGGCTTTTCCCCGAAGGGAGGGGCTTCCTCCTGGAGCTTCTTCACGACCCCGAGGCCCCCTTAAGGCCCTACCCCTCCTTAGGCCTCTACCACTTCGCCCTCCTCCTGCCCCACCGCAAGGCCCTCGCCGGCGTCTTCCGCAGGCTCTTAGAAGCGGGGGCCCACTTTGAGGGGGCCGCAGACCACGGGGTCTCGGAGGCCCTCTACTTCCGCGACCCCGAGGGGAACGGCCTGGAGCTCTACCGGGACCGCCCCAAGGAAGCGTGGCCCAAGGGCCCCCTCATGTTCACGGCGCCCCTGAACCTGGAGAAGCTCCTTGCGGAAAACCCGGACCCCACCCCCCTTCCCCCCGAAACCCTCCTCGGGCACCTCCACCTCCACGTGGAGGACCTGGCGGCGGCGGAGGCTTTCTTTAACGGGAAGCTCGGCATGGAGGTGACCTTGCGCACCTACCCCGGGGCCCTCTTCTTCGCCTGGGACGGCTACCACCACCACGTGGGGGCGAACACCTGGGCGGGAAGGCGCAAGGCGCCCCCTGGGGCCACGGGGCTTTTGGGCTACACTCTCCTCGCCCCTCCCGGCGTTCCCCCCGGGGAGCACCCCGACCCCACCGGGGCCTTGGCCCGGGTCTTGACGGAGCCCCCTCCCTCCCCGTAG
- a CDS encoding YqhA family protein: MGWERVAHGVRWVMVLPVLGLLLGSFYFAFHALLEAVKGLSQGLEAALPALVGAVDLALLSAVFLIFGLGLFELFIHKLDLPLDNVLLVKSLADLKSKLGQVIVMILVVKFFEKALAFQPKEALDFFLFAGGVALLAGALWVSARE; the protein is encoded by the coding sequence ATGGGGTGGGAGCGGGTCGCCCACGGGGTGCGCTGGGTCATGGTCCTCCCGGTCCTGGGCCTGTTGCTGGGTTCCTTCTACTTCGCCTTCCACGCCCTCCTGGAGGCCGTCAAGGGGTTGTCCCAGGGCCTCGAGGCCGCCCTCCCCGCCCTGGTGGGCGCCGTGGACCTGGCCCTCCTTTCCGCCGTCTTCCTCATCTTCGGCCTGGGCCTCTTTGAGCTTTTCATCCACAAGCTGGACCTTCCCCTGGACAACGTCCTCCTGGTGAAAAGCCTCGCCGACCTCAAGTCCAAGCTGGGCCAGGTCATCGTCATGATCCTGGTGGTGAAGTTCTTTGAAAAGGCCCTCGCCTTCCAGCCCAAAGAGGCCCTGGACTTCTTCCTCTTTGCGGGAGGGGTCGCCCTCCTGGCCGGGGCCCTTTGGGTCTCCGCCCGGGAGTAG
- a CDS encoding EVE domain-containing protein, whose product MAYWLLKSEPQVYGIEDLEREGRAIWDGVRNYQARNYLMQMKEGDLCFFYHSGTTPPGIAGRCRVVRTLLPDPTQFDPESPYYDPKATPEKPRWYTVEVAFVEKWPLVPLAELKALFPPDHPLVKRGNRLSVMPVPPEVAEALIVRRGSR is encoded by the coding sequence ATGGCCTACTGGCTCTTGAAGTCCGAACCCCAGGTGTACGGCATTGAGGACCTGGAGCGGGAAGGCCGGGCCATCTGGGACGGGGTGCGGAACTACCAAGCCCGGAACTACCTGATGCAGATGAAAGAGGGCGACCTCTGCTTCTTCTACCACTCGGGCACCACCCCCCCGGGGATCGCCGGGCGTTGCCGGGTGGTGCGCACCCTCCTCCCCGACCCCACCCAGTTTGACCCGGAAAGCCCCTACTACGACCCCAAGGCCACGCCGGAGAAGCCCCGCTGGTACACGGTGGAGGTGGCCTTCGTGGAGAAGTGGCCCCTCGTCCCCCTCGCCGAGCTCAAGGCCCTCTTCCCCCCGGACCACCCCCTCGTAAAAAGGGGAAACCGGCTTTCCGTGATGCCGGTTCCCCCGGAGGTGGCGGAAGCCCTTATTGTACGGAGAGGGTCCCGATGA
- a CDS encoding prephenate dehydrogenase/arogenate dehydrogenase family protein: MKPLFGKVGVFGVGLLGGSVALGIKERFLAEEVHAYDQDPMALEKVLFLGVADRVHTEVGPWVGELDLGILAAPVGALAELGKALAPWAHPESLWTDVGSVKAKVVAALEGLLPHYLGGHPMAGSERAGVENAHAGLLQNAVWVLTPTERTSPRAREGVRGLVEALGAYPLEMPPGRHDELVARVSHLPYLLAVALNRMVAQSPHRDLLMFLAAGGFRDLTRVASGSPRMSRDMVVENKEALKEAIEELREVLLELEGLLDEPEGLLRAAEEAKRTRDSLPIVRRSLLPEMHDLVVQVPDRPGEIARIATALGEAGVNIKDIEVLTIREAAGALRLSFATREERERARRVLQEAGYRLP, encoded by the coding sequence ATGAAGCCCCTCTTCGGCAAAGTCGGGGTCTTCGGCGTGGGCCTTCTGGGCGGGAGCGTGGCCCTGGGGATTAAGGAGCGCTTCCTCGCCGAGGAGGTCCACGCCTACGATCAGGACCCTATGGCCCTGGAGAAGGTCCTCTTTCTCGGCGTGGCCGACCGGGTGCACACCGAGGTGGGCCCCTGGGTGGGGGAGCTTGACCTGGGGATCCTCGCGGCCCCCGTGGGGGCGCTGGCCGAGCTGGGGAAGGCCCTCGCCCCCTGGGCCCACCCGGAGAGCCTCTGGACCGACGTGGGAAGCGTCAAGGCCAAGGTGGTGGCCGCCCTGGAAGGCCTCCTCCCCCACTACCTGGGGGGGCACCCCATGGCGGGAAGCGAACGGGCCGGGGTGGAAAACGCCCACGCCGGGCTCCTGCAAAACGCCGTCTGGGTCCTGACCCCCACGGAAAGGACAAGCCCCAGGGCCCGGGAGGGCGTGCGGGGGCTCGTGGAGGCCCTGGGGGCCTACCCCCTGGAGATGCCCCCGGGGCGCCACGACGAGCTCGTGGCCCGGGTCTCCCACCTCCCCTACCTCCTCGCCGTGGCCCTAAACCGCATGGTGGCGCAAAGCCCCCACCGGGACCTCCTCATGTTCCTGGCGGCGGGGGGCTTCCGCGACCTCACCCGGGTGGCCTCCGGCTCCCCCAGGATGAGCCGGGACATGGTGGTGGAGAACAAGGAGGCCCTGAAGGAGGCCATAGAGGAGCTCCGGGAGGTCCTCCTGGAGCTGGAAGGCCTCCTGGACGAGCCCGAAGGGTTGCTTCGGGCGGCGGAGGAGGCCAAGCGCACCCGGGACAGCCTCCCCATCGTGCGCCGAAGCCTCCTCCCCGAGATGCACGACCTCGTGGTCCAGGTGCCGGACCGGCCCGGGGAGATCGCCAGGATCGCCACCGCCTTGGGCGAGGCGGGGGTGAACATCAAGGACATAGAGGTCCTCACCATCCGGGAGGCGGCGGGGGCCCTCCGCCTCTCCTTCGCCACCCGGGAGGAGCGGGAAAGGGCCCGGCGCGTCCTCCAGGAGGCGGGCTACCGCCTGCCCTGA
- a CDS encoding menaquinone biosynthesis protein, which translates to MRPYVLGLPRYANVAPLHHFLRLEGFRVLHAVPAELNRLLLSGEVGLSLVSSYFYLKHQDSLGLLPDFSVAVLGRVYSVNLFHKGALPHLARVALTTESATSVALLKLLLKEAGAGPRYERREGGLELLSAYDGVLLIGDRAIKAYAALLPEVPETPHALPTRFGEVEVADLSTLWFQRTHLPFVFAVWAYRRENPPPKALVQALREARREGLGRLREVAEAEARRLGVHPLLLQHYLWNFRYHLEEPDRLGLKAFAEALGLPFAPMFYPE; encoded by the coding sequence GTGAGGCCCTACGTCCTGGGCCTTCCCCGCTACGCCAACGTCGCCCCCCTCCACCACTTCCTGAGGCTCGAGGGCTTCCGGGTTCTCCACGCCGTCCCCGCAGAGCTCAACCGCCTCCTCCTCTCGGGGGAGGTGGGGCTTTCCCTGGTCTCCAGCTACTTCTACCTCAAGCACCAGGACAGCCTGGGCCTCCTCCCCGACTTCTCCGTGGCCGTCCTGGGAAGGGTCTACTCGGTGAACCTCTTTCACAAGGGAGCCCTCCCCCACCTTGCCCGCGTGGCCCTCACCACGGAGAGCGCCACCAGCGTGGCCCTCCTGAAGCTCCTTCTGAAGGAGGCCGGGGCCGGGCCCCGCTACGAACGGCGGGAGGGGGGGCTGGAGCTCCTTTCCGCTTACGACGGCGTCCTTCTCATCGGCGACCGGGCCATAAAGGCCTACGCCGCCCTTCTTCCGGAAGTCCCGGAAACGCCCCACGCCCTCCCCACCCGCTTCGGGGAGGTGGAGGTGGCGGACCTCTCCACCCTGTGGTTTCAAAGGACCCACCTCCCCTTCGTCTTCGCCGTCTGGGCCTACAGGCGGGAAAACCCTCCCCCCAAGGCCCTGGTGCAAGCCCTTAGGGAGGCCCGGCGGGAGGGCCTGGGGCGGCTTAGGGAGGTGGCCGAGGCCGAGGCCCGCAGGCTCGGCGTCCACCCCCTCCTCCTCCAGCACTACCTCTGGAACTTCCGCTACCACCTGGAGGAGCCCGACCGCCTGGGGCTTAAGGCCTTCGCCGAGGCCCTCGGCCTCCCCTTCGCCCCTATGTTCTATCCTGAGTAG
- a CDS encoding glycerol-3-phosphate acyltransferase — translation MAYLVFAYLVGSLVAGLLFFPEVRGKDLPGGSGVFRRKGPWAALLAVAFDLGKGALVALLTPEAYLPWAGALLVAGHTWPVFFRFRGGGGIAPSLGFFLVWRPAETLWATLFGLGVAGLYHLLFWRRRRKGIYPIPFGAIFGYLLLVYTLSGEARLGALLVAGVVLLRGLQILAGRW, via the coding sequence GTGGCCTACCTGGTTTTCGCCTACCTCGTGGGCTCCTTGGTGGCCGGGCTCCTCTTCTTCCCGGAGGTGCGGGGGAAGGACCTCCCCGGGGGCTCGGGGGTCTTCCGGAGGAAGGGGCCCTGGGCGGCCCTCCTCGCGGTGGCCTTTGACCTGGGCAAGGGGGCGCTGGTGGCCCTTTTGACCCCGGAGGCCTACCTTCCCTGGGCCGGGGCCTTGCTCGTGGCCGGGCACACCTGGCCCGTTTTCTTCCGCTTCAGGGGCGGCGGCGGCATCGCCCCCTCCCTCGGCTTCTTCCTCGTCTGGCGGCCAGCGGAGACCCTCTGGGCCACCCTCTTCGGCCTTGGGGTGGCGGGGCTTTACCACCTCCTCTTCTGGAGGAGGCGGCGCAAGGGGATCTACCCCATCCCCTTCGGGGCCATCTTCGGCTACCTCCTCCTCGTCTACACCCTTTCCGGGGAGGCGAGGCTCGGGGCGCTTCTCGTGGCGGGGGTCGTCCTCCTCCGGGGCCTGCAAATCCTGGCGGGCAGGTGGTAG
- a CDS encoding FAD-binding oxidoreductase: MALSRAQGVLDELKALFGPRALLSRAAKEVYRYDAILVGPEPLAVVLPESREEVAALVRLARRHGVVLVPRGAGSGLSGGAVPEEGSIVVAFTRMTRLEVDPHTQTAWAEPGVTTARVSEAARPYGLFYPPDPASYRTSTLGGNLAENAGGPLCFKYGVTGDYVLELEWVDDEGGIQRQGRAAYDLPGLLIGSEGTLGLVTGARLRLLPLPRHRAALLAHFPGVEPLAEAVSEAVASGAVPARMEFMDPACAGAVEDYLRMGLPRGRALLLVETDGEEADLVEEELSLVEASARRHGAEVVRAAGEAEAEALWRARRAVSPALGRIRPKRVNEDIAVPRSALPRVVREIEALGKAFGLVVVQFGHIGDGNLHPNILFDPRRESEEKVWELAHEIARVALRHGGVLSGEHGIGLMKRDFMLEAVDPETLGALHRVKEALDPLGLFNPGKVLP, encoded by the coding sequence ATGGCGCTTTCCCGGGCGCAAGGGGTTTTGGACGAGCTCAAGGCGCTTTTCGGCCCCCGGGCCCTCCTTTCCCGGGCGGCGAAGGAGGTCTACCGCTACGACGCCATCCTGGTGGGGCCCGAGCCCTTGGCCGTGGTCCTGCCCGAAAGCCGGGAGGAGGTGGCCGCTTTGGTCCGCCTGGCCCGGCGGCACGGGGTGGTGCTGGTGCCCCGGGGGGCGGGAAGCGGCCTCTCCGGCGGGGCGGTCCCGGAGGAGGGGTCCATCGTGGTGGCCTTCACCCGGATGACCCGCCTCGAGGTGGACCCCCACACCCAGACGGCCTGGGCCGAGCCCGGGGTGACCACGGCCCGGGTCTCCGAGGCGGCGAGGCCCTACGGCCTCTTCTACCCCCCGGACCCCGCCTCCTACCGCACCAGCACCCTGGGGGGGAACCTGGCGGAGAACGCCGGGGGGCCCCTCTGCTTCAAGTACGGGGTCACCGGGGACTACGTTTTGGAGCTGGAGTGGGTGGACGACGAGGGCGGGATCCAGCGCCAGGGGCGCGCCGCCTACGACCTCCCGGGCCTCCTCATCGGCTCGGAGGGGACCTTGGGCCTGGTGACGGGGGCGAGGCTCCGCCTTCTTCCCTTGCCCCGGCACCGGGCCGCCCTCCTGGCCCACTTTCCCGGGGTGGAGCCCCTGGCCGAGGCGGTCTCCGAGGCGGTGGCCTCGGGGGCCGTGCCCGCCCGCATGGAGTTCATGGACCCGGCCTGCGCGGGCGCCGTGGAGGACTACCTGAGGATGGGCCTGCCCCGGGGCCGGGCCCTCCTCCTGGTGGAGACGGACGGGGAGGAGGCGGACCTCGTGGAGGAGGAGCTTTCCCTGGTGGAGGCGAGCGCCCGCCGTCACGGGGCCGAGGTGGTCCGCGCGGCGGGCGAGGCGGAGGCCGAGGCCCTCTGGCGGGCCAGGCGGGCGGTGAGCCCCGCCCTGGGCCGCATCCGTCCCAAGCGGGTGAACGAGGACATCGCCGTGCCCCGCTCGGCCCTGCCCCGGGTGGTGCGGGAGATTGAGGCTTTGGGGAAGGCCTTCGGCCTCGTGGTGGTGCAGTTCGGCCACATTGGGGACGGGAACCTCCATCCCAACATCCTCTTTGATCCCAGGAGGGAGAGCGAGGAGAAGGTCTGGGAGCTCGCCCACGAGATCGCCCGGGTGGCCTTGAGGCACGGGGGGGTGCTCTCCGGGGAGCACGGCATCGGCCTCATGAAGCGGGACTTCATGCTGGAGGCGGTGGACCCCGAGACCCTGGGGGCGCTCCACCGGGTCAAGGAGGCGCTGGACCCCCTGGGCCTCTTCAACCCAGGGAAGGTCCTTCCCTAA